Proteins encoded together in one Sphingomonas radiodurans window:
- a CDS encoding acyl-CoA dehydrogenase family protein — MPVAALPPEEEAALLDMIARWIERDVRPVVVAHDHGDIWPAAIVKQMAEFGLFGAVIDPEYGGLGLPAVTYVKIVSLISSYWMAVTGIFNSHLMLAVAIERFGTEEQKREWLPRLASGEIRGGLALTEPNAGTDLQAIRTTAIRDGDDYVINGTKTWISNGINGSCFALLVKTDPTADPRYKGMSLFIAPKGEGFSVGKKFDKLGYKSIDSAELVFEDYRIPAANLIGGVEGQGFYQATGGLELGRINVAARGVGLAEGALRLATEYAQVRETMGKPIAEHQAIQLKLGEMVTRARAARLLTFDAAEAYDRGDRCDMEAGMAKYFASEAAVRNAEEAMRIYGGYAYSKEYEIERYYRDALLMCIGEGTNEMQRIIISKQWVKRNPA; from the coding sequence ATGCCCGTCGCCGCTTTGCCGCCCGAAGAGGAAGCCGCGCTGCTCGACATGATCGCGCGCTGGATCGAGCGCGATGTCCGCCCGGTCGTCGTCGCGCACGATCACGGCGACATCTGGCCGGCGGCGATCGTCAAACAGATGGCCGAATTCGGCCTGTTCGGCGCAGTGATCGACCCGGAATATGGCGGGCTCGGGCTGCCGGCCGTCACGTACGTGAAGATCGTCTCGCTGATCTCTTCCTATTGGATGGCGGTTACGGGCATCTTCAACTCGCATCTGATGCTCGCGGTCGCGATCGAGCGGTTCGGCACCGAGGAACAGAAGCGCGAATGGCTGCCGCGGCTGGCGAGCGGCGAAATCCGCGGCGGGCTTGCGCTGACCGAGCCCAATGCCGGAACCGACCTGCAAGCGATCCGCACGACCGCTATCCGCGATGGTGACGATTACGTCATCAACGGCACGAAGACGTGGATTTCCAACGGCATCAACGGCAGCTGCTTTGCGCTGCTGGTGAAGACCGATCCCACCGCCGATCCGCGCTACAAGGGAATGAGCCTCTTCATCGCGCCGAAGGGCGAGGGGTTCAGCGTCGGCAAGAAGTTCGACAAGCTTGGTTACAAGTCGATCGATTCCGCCGAACTGGTGTTCGAGGATTATCGTATCCCCGCCGCCAATCTGATCGGTGGCGTCGAGGGACAGGGCTTTTACCAGGCGACCGGCGGGCTCGAGCTGGGCCGGATCAATGTCGCGGCGCGCGGCGTGGGGCTGGCAGAAGGCGCGCTGCGGCTGGCGACCGAATATGCGCAGGTGCGCGAGACGATGGGCAAGCCGATCGCCGAGCATCAGGCGATCCAGCTGAAGCTTGGCGAGATGGTGACGCGCGCCCGCGCCGCACGGCTGCTGACGTTCGATGCCGCCGAGGCCTATGATCGCGGCGACCGGTGCGACATGGAGGCGGGCATGGCGAAGTATTTCGCGTCGGAAGCGGCGGTCCGGAACGCGGAAGAGGCGATGCGCATCTACGGCGGATATGCCTATTCCAAGGAATATGAGATCGAGCGTTATTATCGCGACGCGCTGCTGATGTGCATCGGCGAGGGCACCAACGAGATGCAGCGCATCATCATCTCCAAACAGTGGGTGAAGCGGAACCCGGCATGA
- a CDS encoding amidase, which produces MPTAALPALDRLDIAELHAVVRAGETSVGAVVDAALAEIDRRDPVLRAFIDVDREGARRSAVESDARIADGTARPLEGVTVAVKANIAVAGLHWNAGMSLRRTIVADRDAAVVETLRAAGAIILGTLNMHEAALGATTDNEWFGSARNPLDPARTPGGSSGGSGAAVAAGFCILALGTDTLGSVRIPAAYCGVYGLKPTNGALSDDGLVPLSRSLDCIGPLTRSLADLEAVWLALGGGADSPVLKRLILLDDLAGVDCQPAVLAGYEAALHTLDQLERVPLRLDELSAIRTAGFVKSAREMSRWLGDERATGAELLSKDLRWLLDYADRATADPALLAATRATIREAIGADGVLLLPTAPQVAFAQGSRAPANQADFTALANIAGLPALSLPAGFDADGMPVAVQLIGPPNSEAALIALARHIVAAMPAPLLI; this is translated from the coding sequence ATGCCGACCGCCGCTTTGCCCGCGCTCGATCGGCTCGACATCGCCGAACTGCATGCCGTCGTCCGCGCCGGCGAGACCAGCGTCGGCGCGGTGGTCGACGCGGCGCTCGCGGAGATCGATCGTCGTGATCCCGTGCTGCGCGCGTTCATCGACGTGGATCGCGAGGGCGCGCGCCGCTCCGCGGTGGAAAGCGACGCACGGATCGCAGACGGCACAGCACGCCCGCTCGAAGGCGTTACCGTCGCGGTGAAGGCGAACATCGCGGTTGCGGGGCTGCATTGGAATGCGGGCATGAGCCTGCGCCGAACCATCGTTGCCGATCGCGACGCAGCTGTGGTCGAGACGCTGCGCGCGGCCGGTGCGATCATCCTCGGCACGCTGAACATGCACGAAGCGGCGCTTGGCGCCACCACCGATAACGAGTGGTTCGGAAGCGCGCGCAACCCGCTCGATCCCGCGCGGACGCCCGGTGGCTCGTCGGGGGGCAGCGGGGCGGCGGTCGCGGCCGGGTTCTGCATCCTCGCCCTTGGCACCGATACGCTCGGCTCGGTCCGCATCCCGGCCGCGTATTGCGGTGTCTACGGGCTGAAGCCGACCAACGGTGCGCTCAGCGACGACGGGCTGGTTCCACTGTCGCGCTCACTTGATTGCATCGGTCCGCTCACCCGGTCGCTCGCTGACCTGGAGGCGGTGTGGCTCGCGTTGGGCGGCGGCGCAGATTCACCCGTGCTCAAGCGGCTGATCCTGCTGGACGACCTTGCCGGCGTCGATTGCCAGCCGGCCGTTCTGGCCGGGTACGAAGCAGCGCTGCATACGCTCGACCAGCTCGAGCGAGTGCCCCTTCGGCTTGATGAACTCTCCGCGATTCGGACGGCGGGCTTCGTCAAAAGTGCGCGCGAAATGTCGCGATGGCTGGGGGACGAGCGCGCCACTGGCGCCGAGCTGCTCTCGAAGGATCTGCGCTGGCTGCTCGACTATGCCGACCGTGCCACCGCGGATCCGGCGCTGCTCGCCGCCACCCGCGCGACGATCCGCGAGGCGATCGGCGCCGACGGCGTGTTGCTGCTGCCCACCGCGCCGCAGGTCGCCTTCGCGCAAGGCAGCCGAGCCCCAGCCAATCAGGCGGACTTCACCGCGCTAGCCAACATCGCTGGCCTCCCCGCGCTTTCGCTCCCTGCCGGATTCGATGCCGACGGGATGCCCGTCGCCGTCCAGCTGATCGGCCCGCCGAACAGCGAGGCTGCGTTGATCGCGCTCGCGCGTCACATCGTCGCCGCGATGCCTGCCCCCCTGCTCATTTGA
- a CDS encoding MmgE/PrpD family protein produces the protein MSSDSLTLTERLTVHLMRPVDAASRDLARMHLLDWLGCVGAARRSPLASKLRGEPALERAAWLGNLMEMDDVHRGAILHPGPVVWPTALLSGVRDMGVLLDAAVRGYEAMIAIGATFDARHYAFFHISATAGGFGAAATAASLNDATPDDYVAAFGLAGSVAGGLWQMRREPNDAKQWHIVQAVETGLRAARLAAQGVTGPRAILDGPLGLHAATCDAPRPLMLGDRWRIEEVSFKPWGACRHAHPAIEAALELKRRGQLLGAIEVATYADAITFCDRQTPSSVIEAKFSLQHAVAIVTERGEPTLTDFEPDSFDALADARAHVTVREDAGFTARYPAHFGASVRSERGEVVLIDTLGDPERPMNRDAIVAKARALLAWGGVDGAGIDAALAAALDSNDPDEARAWIAAWA, from the coding sequence GTGAGCAGCGATAGCCTCACGCTGACCGAACGGCTTACGGTGCATCTCATGCGCCCGGTCGATGCGGCATCGCGGGATCTTGCGCGAATGCACCTGCTCGATTGGCTCGGCTGCGTCGGGGCTGCGCGCCGATCCCCACTCGCAAGCAAGTTGCGCGGCGAGCCGGCGCTCGAACGCGCGGCGTGGTTGGGCAATCTGATGGAAATGGACGACGTCCATCGCGGAGCCATCCTCCATCCCGGCCCCGTCGTCTGGCCCACCGCGCTACTAAGCGGGGTACGCGACATGGGCGTGCTGCTGGATGCTGCCGTCCGCGGATACGAGGCGATGATCGCGATCGGCGCGACGTTCGACGCGCGCCACTACGCCTTCTTCCATATTAGTGCGACCGCGGGTGGGTTCGGCGCGGCAGCAACCGCCGCAAGCCTGAATGATGCTACGCCCGACGATTATGTCGCCGCGTTCGGCCTCGCTGGATCGGTGGCGGGTGGGCTGTGGCAGATGCGCCGCGAGCCCAACGATGCCAAGCAATGGCATATCGTCCAGGCAGTCGAAACTGGCCTGCGCGCTGCCCGGCTTGCGGCGCAGGGTGTCACCGGCCCGCGCGCTATCCTCGACGGCCCGCTCGGCCTGCACGCCGCGACGTGCGATGCGCCGCGCCCGTTGATGCTGGGAGACAGATGGCGGATCGAGGAAGTCAGCTTCAAGCCATGGGGTGCGTGCCGGCATGCGCATCCGGCGATTGAAGCCGCGCTGGAGCTGAAGCGTCGGGGGCAGTTGCTCGGCGCGATCGAGGTTGCGACCTACGCCGACGCGATCACCTTCTGCGACCGCCAAACGCCGAGCAGCGTGATCGAAGCGAAGTTCTCGCTGCAGCACGCGGTTGCGATCGTCACCGAACGCGGCGAGCCCACCTTAACCGATTTCGAGCCCGACAGCTTCGACGCCTTGGCGGACGCACGAGCGCACGTGACGGTGCGCGAGGACGCTGGCTTTACCGCGCGTTACCCGGCGCATTTCGGTGCGTCGGTCCGCAGCGAGCGCGGCGAGGTCGTCCTGATCGACACCTTGGGCGATCCCGAACGACCGATGAATCGCGACGCCATCGTCGCCAAGGCGCGTGCATTGCTTGCCTGGGGCGGCGTGGACGGGGCGGGGATCGACGCCGCGCTCGCAGCCGCGCTCGACAGTAACGACCCGGATGAAGCGCGCGCGTGGATCGCGGCATGGGCGTGA
- a CDS encoding MaoC family dehydratase translates to MREGTREVSPGRFREVFGRAYEDFVVGHIYEHRPGRTITDADNVWFTLLTMNTHPAHFDYEFARKTEFGKPLVCSPLTVALMVGMSVSDLSQKAVANLGWDEIRLTAPLFPGDTLYAESEVLEKRESSSRPEQGIVTVHTKGVNQHGDVVCTFKRTMLIWKRGFGPVDD, encoded by the coding sequence ATGCGTGAGGGGACAAGGGAAGTCTCACCCGGCCGGTTCCGCGAGGTGTTCGGCCGCGCCTACGAGGATTTCGTCGTCGGCCACATCTACGAACACCGGCCAGGCCGGACGATCACCGATGCCGACAACGTCTGGTTCACGCTGCTGACGATGAACACGCACCCGGCGCACTTCGATTACGAGTTCGCCCGCAAGACGGAGTTCGGCAAGCCGCTGGTCTGCTCGCCGCTGACGGTCGCGCTCATGGTCGGCATGAGCGTGTCGGATCTCAGCCAGAAGGCGGTCGCGAACCTGGGCTGGGACGAGATCCGGCTGACTGCCCCGCTGTTCCCCGGCGATACGCTGTACGCCGAAAGCGAAGTGCTGGAGAAACGCGAGTCGAGCTCGCGGCCCGAGCAGGGCATCGTCACCGTGCATACCAAAGGCGTCAATCAGCACGGTGATGTCGTGTGCACGTTCAAGCGGACGATGCTGATCTGGAAGCGTGGCTTCGGCCCGGTGGACGATTGA
- a CDS encoding CaiB/BaiF CoA transferase family protein: MGKLSGIRVVDCSQFLPGPMMTVMMADQGAEVIKVEPPAGDPVRGMAPFENGQSVWFRNLNRGKQSRVIDLKTDAGKAELWALVESADVFVEGFRPGVMARLGFAPDLVAQRAPRVVYCSVSAFGQSGPLADHPAHDMVVQALAGFLSVNDGADGAPVVPGVPAADMAAGLTALSAVLMALLGRAQTGRGDYLDIAMFDSLLPWCVHIAGGALAGGEPPRSATQRSLGGAAFYQVYATADGRHVALGGREAKFVRTLLTALGRPDLIASAEGEAGAGQAPVMAFLRATFATRTRDEWTAWFTHRDVAFAPVLDFAEALRAPHIGERGLLVEANGAHHLAPPIRFAGEHWSPARAPELGA; this comes from the coding sequence ATGGGCAAATTGTCGGGTATCCGCGTGGTCGACTGTTCGCAGTTCCTGCCGGGCCCGATGATGACGGTGATGATGGCCGACCAGGGCGCCGAGGTCATCAAGGTCGAGCCGCCCGCGGGTGATCCGGTACGCGGCATGGCGCCGTTCGAGAACGGCCAGTCGGTGTGGTTCCGCAATCTCAACCGCGGCAAGCAGAGCCGCGTCATCGATCTCAAGACCGATGCGGGCAAGGCCGAATTGTGGGCGCTGGTCGAAAGCGCCGACGTGTTCGTGGAAGGCTTTCGCCCCGGCGTCATGGCGCGGCTCGGCTTCGCGCCGGATTTGGTGGCGCAGCGCGCGCCGCGGGTCGTCTATTGTTCGGTCAGTGCCTTCGGCCAGTCAGGGCCGCTGGCGGACCATCCCGCGCACGATATGGTGGTGCAGGCGCTCGCGGGCTTCCTGTCGGTCAATGACGGCGCCGACGGCGCGCCCGTCGTCCCCGGCGTCCCGGCGGCGGACATGGCCGCTGGGCTGACGGCCTTGTCCGCGGTGTTGATGGCGCTGCTGGGCCGCGCGCAGACCGGGCGCGGCGATTACCTCGACATCGCGATGTTCGATTCGCTGTTGCCGTGGTGCGTCCACATCGCGGGCGGCGCGCTGGCGGGCGGCGAGCCGCCGCGCTCCGCGACGCAACGCTCGCTCGGCGGCGCGGCTTTCTATCAGGTCTATGCCACCGCCGACGGTCGTCATGTCGCCCTTGGCGGGCGCGAGGCGAAATTCGTCCGCACGCTGCTGACCGCGCTCGGCCGACCCGACCTGATCGCGTCGGCCGAAGGCGAGGCGGGGGCTGGGCAAGCTCCCGTCATGGCGTTCCTGCGCGCGACGTTCGCGACGCGCACACGCGACGAATGGACCGCTTGGTTCACTCACCGTGACGTCGCGTTCGCGCCGGTCCTCGATTTCGCCGAGGCATTGCGCGCACCGCACATCGGCGAGCGCGGCTTGCTGGTCGAAGCCAATGGCGCGCACCATCTGGCACCCCCGATCCGCTTTGCCGGCGAGCATTGGTCTCCCGCACGCGCACCGGAACTGGGCGCGTGA
- a CDS encoding MmgE/PrpD family protein: MSATTALLDFAHADHRLSADVRDHTRRLLADTLAVGAAGAASPAAQAVRAAVASWGVGDAARLLDRAERLPAPSAAFFNGFAIHCLEWDSVHEAAVVHALSVVTAAVGAAIDRRRGCSADEALGAIAVGVDIASGLGIAATSALRFFRPATAGCIGGALAVARIERLSRAQFDDVLGLAYSACAGTMQAHVEGSVALPLQVATAARAAISAVDLVRAGLTGPHDALEGPFGYFKLIDDGDLASYRRDLGNVWRIAEVSTKPYPSGRASHATLATLADLMRETAVAPDTVAAIHAHVPPLIARLVGRAPTPDMTPAYARLCLPFLAALMLCDGRIDPRRVTAESFADPKLLSLAGRMTVTVDDNPDPNALSPQKLTVVRTDGARIERTIADTYGSPAAPLDASAATAKRDLARELANPAVDPRLFDDPLAYFTQPEAA; this comes from the coding sequence GTGAGCGCGACAACCGCCTTGCTCGATTTCGCGCACGCCGATCATCGGCTGTCCGCCGACGTACGCGATCACACACGCCGTCTGCTCGCCGACACGCTAGCCGTGGGAGCGGCCGGTGCCGCGTCGCCCGCCGCGCAGGCCGTTCGTGCCGCCGTCGCGAGCTGGGGCGTTGGCGATGCGGCGCGGCTGCTCGACCGCGCCGAACGTCTTCCCGCGCCATCCGCCGCCTTCTTCAACGGCTTTGCGATCCACTGCCTCGAATGGGATTCGGTTCACGAAGCGGCCGTGGTCCATGCCTTGTCGGTCGTTACTGCCGCGGTCGGCGCGGCGATCGATCGCCGCCGCGGGTGCAGTGCGGATGAGGCGCTCGGCGCGATTGCGGTCGGTGTCGATATCGCCAGCGGGCTCGGCATCGCCGCGACCAGCGCGCTGCGCTTCTTCCGCCCGGCCACCGCCGGCTGCATCGGCGGCGCCCTCGCGGTTGCCCGGATCGAGCGCCTCTCGCGCGCGCAATTCGACGACGTTCTCGGCCTCGCGTATTCCGCCTGCGCAGGGACGATGCAGGCGCATGTCGAGGGCTCGGTCGCGCTCCCCCTCCAGGTCGCGACTGCCGCGCGCGCCGCGATCAGCGCGGTCGATCTGGTCCGTGCCGGGCTGACCGGGCCGCACGACGCGCTCGAAGGGCCGTTCGGCTATTTCAAGCTGATCGATGATGGCGATCTGGCGAGCTATAGGCGCGATCTCGGCAACGTCTGGCGCATCGCGGAAGTCAGCACCAAGCCCTATCCCTCGGGCCGCGCCAGTCACGCGACGCTTGCCACGCTGGCAGACCTGATGCGCGAAACAGCGGTGGCGCCGGACACGGTCGCCGCGATCCACGCGCATGTCCCGCCGCTGATCGCGCGCCTCGTCGGCCGCGCTCCGACCCCGGACATGACGCCGGCTTATGCGCGGCTCTGCCTGCCCTTCCTCGCGGCGCTGATGTTGTGCGACGGACGCATCGACCCGCGCCGCGTCACGGCCGAGAGCTTCGCCGACCCCAAGCTGCTGTCATTGGCTGGCCGCATGACCGTCACGGTCGACGACAATCCCGATCCGAACGCGCTGTCACCGCAGAAATTGACCGTTGTCCGCACCGACGGCGCCCGCATCGAACGCACGATCGCGGACACGTACGGCAGCCCCGCCGCACCGCTCGACGCCAGTGCAGCCACCGCCAAACGCGATCTCGCACGCGAACTGGCAAACCCCGCCGTCGATCCGCGCCTGTTCGACGATCCCCTGGCCTATTTCACGCAACCGGAGGCGGCATGA
- a CDS encoding phenylacetate--CoA ligase family protein has protein sequence MTFPTYFEAIDAKALLRAYPIGDAFEARYKGMSRDELFAIQDAQFRRLMQRGWQIPFYRRLWGAKGIEAGDINGLADITKLPTYDKSDVMASVAAYPPLGDFAGIEGDDHPPVIFHTTSGTTGRPQPLLFGPKGREVPNLLVGRMYRWQGLKPSDVVQSVYGHGMINGGHYIREAVTRYTNSIFLSAGTGIETRSINQVRLMADFGVTVLVGFIDYLRKLADVARDEGILEQLGVRMIFAHLGTEDRAAVEAAWGGAKAFDWYGVGDTGAIAGEGPDRNGLYVWEDAQYLELLDVDTGAAVEAGGTGDMVVTCLYKDDIAPCIRFNTHDITHELSGESDTGIVFKRIAGFKGRSDNMVKLRGINVFPHAIGAIIENRPDLTGEFVCRMVRDPATQREDMVVLLESRGDSDRGEIAAILRRGLGVEVRVEFTTPGGTASLTQIDVRQKPIRLIDERG, from the coding sequence ATGACCTTCCCGACCTATTTCGAGGCGATCGACGCCAAGGCATTGCTCCGGGCCTATCCGATCGGCGACGCGTTCGAAGCACGCTATAAGGGGATGAGCCGCGACGAATTGTTCGCGATCCAGGATGCACAGTTCCGCCGCTTGATGCAGCGCGGATGGCAGATTCCGTTCTACCGGCGCCTGTGGGGCGCGAAAGGGATCGAAGCGGGCGATATCAATGGCCTGGCGGACATCACGAAGCTGCCGACGTACGACAAGTCGGACGTAATGGCCTCGGTCGCCGCTTATCCGCCGCTGGGCGATTTCGCCGGGATCGAGGGTGACGATCATCCGCCGGTGATCTTTCACACCACGTCGGGCACCACCGGTCGCCCGCAACCCTTGCTGTTCGGTCCGAAGGGACGCGAGGTTCCCAATCTGCTCGTCGGACGCATGTACCGCTGGCAGGGGCTGAAGCCGTCTGATGTCGTCCAGTCGGTCTACGGCCACGGCATGATCAACGGCGGGCATTACATCCGCGAGGCGGTGACGCGCTACACCAACTCGATCTTCCTGTCGGCCGGAACGGGGATCGAGACGCGGTCGATCAATCAGGTACGGCTGATGGCCGACTTCGGCGTCACCGTGCTCGTCGGGTTCATCGATTATCTGCGCAAGCTGGCCGATGTTGCGCGCGACGAGGGTATTCTCGAGCAACTCGGCGTGCGGATGATCTTCGCCCATCTCGGGACAGAGGATCGCGCCGCGGTGGAGGCCGCTTGGGGCGGCGCGAAGGCGTTCGATTGGTATGGCGTCGGAGACACCGGCGCGATTGCCGGGGAAGGGCCGGACCGCAACGGCCTCTACGTCTGGGAAGACGCCCAATATCTCGAACTGCTCGACGTCGATACCGGCGCGGCGGTCGAGGCGGGCGGCACCGGGGATATGGTCGTCACGTGCCTCTACAAGGACGATATCGCCCCGTGCATCCGCTTCAATACGCACGACATCACGCACGAACTGTCGGGCGAAAGCGACACCGGTATCGTCTTCAAGCGGATCGCCGGCTTCAAGGGCCGCAGCGACAATATGGTCAAGCTGCGCGGTATCAACGTGTTCCCGCACGCGATCGGCGCGATCATCGAGAACCGCCCCGATCTGACGGGAGAGTTCGTCTGCCGCATGGTGCGCGATCCCGCGACCCAGCGCGAAGACATGGTCGTGCTGCTCGAAAGCCGCGGCGACAGTGACCGTGGCGAGATCGCGGCGATATTGCGCCGGGGGCTCGGTGTCGAAGTGCGGGTCGAGTTCACGACGCCTGGCGGCACCGCGTCGTTGACGCAGATCGACGTGCGGCAGAAGCCGATCCGCTTGATCGACGAGCGCGGCTGA
- a CDS encoding REDY-like protein HapK, with amino-acid sequence MRIVVLFNLKPGVDASAYEAWARESDIPGANALKSVERFSVHRTTGLFGSEAPAPYQYVEVIDITALDPFVAEVSTEAFQKVAGAFADFADNPQFMLTEDL; translated from the coding sequence ATGCGGATCGTCGTCCTGTTCAATCTGAAGCCCGGCGTCGATGCGAGCGCCTATGAGGCATGGGCGCGCGAAAGCGACATCCCGGGTGCCAATGCGCTGAAATCGGTCGAGCGCTTCAGCGTTCACCGCACGACCGGCCTGTTCGGCAGCGAAGCGCCCGCGCCGTATCAATATGTCGAGGTCATCGACATCACCGCGCTCGATCCGTTCGTCGCCGAAGTGTCGACGGAGGCATTCCAGAAGGTCGCCGGCGCGTTCGCCGATTTCGCCGATAATCCGCAATTCATGCTCACCGAGGATCTGTGA
- a CDS encoding SDR family NAD(P)-dependent oxidoreductase, translating to MARFAGRTVIVTGSGKDKGLGQAILRRFADEGANCVVSDRVIDDEAMAVADGLRATGATVAAIACDVSDPAQCTALVAEADRLFGGVDVFVNNAGIGFMMKPFLDVDPADWATVIAVNLSGAFYGTQAAARAMIARGKGGRIINIASQAAKTAFPHLPAYVSSKHGMIGLTRASALELGAHRITVNAICPNHVTTGLGAQQNEYFAALLGFSDTASYLANMATKNPMGRPGDAADTAAACAWLASDDAFYVTGEAINVSGGEEMH from the coding sequence ATGGCGCGTTTCGCCGGGCGCACGGTAATCGTCACCGGATCGGGCAAGGACAAAGGGCTTGGCCAGGCGATCCTGCGGCGCTTTGCTGATGAGGGCGCGAATTGCGTCGTATCGGATCGTGTGATCGACGACGAAGCGATGGCAGTTGCGGACGGCCTGCGCGCGACCGGCGCCACGGTTGCGGCGATCGCCTGCGACGTGTCCGATCCGGCGCAATGCACCGCGCTCGTCGCGGAAGCCGATCGGCTGTTCGGCGGCGTCGACGTCTTCGTCAACAACGCCGGCATCGGCTTCATGATGAAGCCGTTCCTTGACGTCGATCCGGCGGATTGGGCGACGGTGATCGCGGTGAACCTGTCAGGTGCCTTCTACGGCACGCAGGCTGCGGCCCGTGCGATGATCGCGCGCGGCAAGGGCGGTCGCATCATCAACATCGCCAGCCAGGCGGCCAAGACCGCTTTTCCGCACTTGCCGGCCTATGTCAGCTCCAAACACGGCATGATCGGGCTTACCCGTGCCAGCGCATTGGAGCTCGGCGCGCACCGGATCACCGTCAATGCGATCTGCCCCAACCACGTCACGACGGGGCTCGGCGCGCAGCAGAATGAGTATTTCGCCGCGTTGCTCGGGTTCAGCGATACCGCGTCGTACCTTGCCAACATGGCGACAAAGAACCCGATGGGGCGCCCGGGTGACGCCGCCGACACGGCGGCCGCCTGCGCCTGGCTGGCATCCGACGACGCCTTCTACGTGACCGGCGAGGCGATCAACGTCTCCGGCGGCGAGGAAATGCACTGA
- a CDS encoding CaiB/BaiF CoA transferase family protein encodes MNDAPARPLPLAGYRILSAEQYGAAPYGTMFLAQLGADVVKIESPAFGDTARAVGPHFLRPNESLFFQTFNLNKRSITLDLKSAAGQEVFRRLAARSHAVANNQRGDLPAKLGLTYDALKDVNPAIVCAHLSAYGRGNSREKWPGYDYLMQAEAGFLSLTGEPDGPPTRFGLSMVDFMTGTMMSVGLLAALLSAKDTGLGRDVDVDLLSAALHQTTYPAMWYMNEGDVVTRTPRSSHPSVTPSQLFRTADGWIFVMAQLPKFWTVLLDRIGQSDLATDPRFAAPADRTANRDALTNELDAVFSKQPTAFWLDALQGQMPVAPVHGLDGALDSPFLAETGMVDEVSHNDRAAMKVLANPISLDGARLPNRAAPLLGADTDAVLAEAGFDTDEIATLRRDGIV; translated from the coding sequence ATGAACGATGCGCCTGCCCGCCCATTGCCGCTTGCCGGCTATCGTATCCTCTCCGCCGAACAATATGGCGCCGCGCCATACGGCACGATGTTCCTCGCGCAGCTTGGCGCCGATGTTGTCAAGATCGAGTCGCCGGCGTTCGGCGATACGGCGCGCGCCGTCGGGCCGCATTTCCTGCGCCCGAACGAGAGCCTGTTCTTCCAGACCTTCAATCTCAACAAGCGCTCGATCACGCTCGATCTGAAGAGCGCGGCCGGACAGGAGGTATTCCGCCGCCTTGCCGCGCGCAGCCATGCCGTGGCGAACAACCAGCGCGGCGATCTGCCCGCAAAGCTTGGGCTCACTTACGACGCGCTGAAGGACGTCAATCCCGCGATCGTCTGTGCGCATCTGTCCGCTTATGGGCGCGGCAACAGTCGCGAGAAGTGGCCCGGCTATGATTATCTGATGCAGGCGGAGGCGGGCTTCCTGTCGCTGACCGGCGAGCCTGACGGACCGCCCACGCGCTTTGGCCTGTCGATGGTCGACTTCATGACGGGCACGATGATGTCGGTCGGGCTCCTCGCTGCGCTGCTGTCGGCCAAGGACACCGGCCTCGGGCGCGACGTGGATGTCGACCTGCTGTCCGCCGCGCTTCACCAGACCACCTATCCCGCGATGTGGTACATGAACGAGGGTGATGTGGTGACGCGCACGCCGCGGTCGAGCCACCCTTCGGTCACGCCCAGCCAGTTGTTTCGCACCGCCGACGGCTGGATCTTCGTGATGGCGCAACTGCCGAAATTCTGGACGGTGCTGCTCGATCGCATCGGGCAGTCCGATCTCGCCACCGATCCGCGCTTTGCCGCACCCGCCGATCGCACGGCCAACCGCGATGCGCTGACCAACGAACTCGACGCAGTCTTCTCCAAACAGCCGACGGCATTCTGGCTGGATGCCCTGCAGGGCCAGATGCCGGTCGCGCCGGTGCATGGCCTAGATGGCGCGTTGGACAGCCCGTTCCTCGCGGAAACCGGCATGGTTGACGAGGTCTCGCACAACGATCGCGCCGCCATGAAGGTGCTCGCCAACCCGATCAGCCTCGACGGCGCGCGGTTGCCAAACCGTGCCGCACCTTTGCTTGGCGCGGATACCGATGCGGTGCTGGCCGAAGCCGGCTTTGATACCGACGAGATCGCGACGCTGCGCCGCGACGGCATCGTCTGA